The following are encoded in a window of Bos indicus isolate NIAB-ARS_2022 breed Sahiwal x Tharparkar chromosome 7, NIAB-ARS_B.indTharparkar_mat_pri_1.0, whole genome shotgun sequence genomic DNA:
- the LOC139184212 gene encoding hepatitis A virus cellular receptor 1-like, which translates to MHPWVAILGLLLLPDGVTSYHRVTGVAGQSVTLPCYYNGEVTSMCWGRGSCPWLNCRTNIIWTDGYRVTYRRDGRYQLNGNIRGRDVSLTINNAATSDSGLYCCRIEVRGWFNDIKTTLELRINPAPPTTTTTTTTATTTTTTTTTPTTTTTTPRTTPTTRRTTTTTTPRTTTTTRRTTTTTTSRTSTTRKTTTPTTSRTTTTNTTTPRTNTTTRKTTITTTPRTTTTTTTPRTTTTTRKTTISTTPRTTTTISTTPRTTTTTRKTTTTTTPRRITTRKTPSTTTPRRTTTRKTTITTTPRTTTTTSPTPRTTTTTRKTTITTTPRTTTTTPTTTTTTPKTITHTTPTTTMTPATTTTSTTPRTTTTRRNTSITTTPRTTTSTPTTATTTLKTTTTTTPTTTTTTSTTPRTTTTTRKTTTTTIPRTTTTTPTTTSTTPKTTTTMTPTTTATMSPTPRTTTTTRTTIATTPAMTTTIPTTTTTTPKTTTMTPTTTATTSTTRTTTTTRTTITTTPAMTTTIPTTTTTTPKTTTMTPTTTATTSTTPKTTKTTRKTTITTTSTMTTTISRTTATNRKTTPTTTPTTTTTTTPSTMVTTAPTTTTTAVPTTINTTPPTMTVTTAPVTVRSSASALPMPAPTEDLQPASLSAPTQTAESQPTTLYETNITSSPWHSCSTDGNGTVTQSPDPHWHNNQTVAVLAKETWMSTNKGVYIGILVTILALLVMFVVFLVRRRYFCQGRKAELLRVIPLKESHIGALKNAAPKPIQEEDNVYITED; encoded by the exons ATGGTGTAACCTCTTACCATCGAGTGACTGGAGTGGCGGGTCAGAGTGTCACTCTACCCTGCTACTATAATGGAGAAGTCACAAGCATGTGTTGGGGCCGAGGGTCATGTCCTTGGTTGAATTGCAGAACTAACATCATCTGGACTGATGGATACAGAGTCACCTATCGGAGGGATGGACGTTACCAGCTAAATGGCAATATTCGTGGAAGGGATGTGTCTTTGACCATAAACAATGCTGCCACATCTGACAGTGGCTTGTATTGTTGCCGAATTGAGGTGAGAGGGTGGTTCAATGACATAAAAACCACCCTAGAGTTGAGGATCAATCCAG CTCCACCTACAACGACAACGACCACCACCACTGctactacaacaacaacaaccaccactactccaacaaccaccaccactactccaAGAACAACCCCCACTACAAGAAGGACAACTACCACCACTACTCCAAGAACAACCACCACTACAAGAAGGACAACTACCACCACTACTTCAAGAACAAGCACTACAAGAAAGACAACTACTCCCACTACTTCAAGAACCActaccaccaacaccaccactCCAAGAACAAACACCACTACTAGAAAGACAACAATTACTACTACTCCAagaaccactaccaccaccactactCCAAGAACAACCACCACTACGAGAAAGACAACCATTTCTACTACACCAAGAACCACTACTACCATCAGCACTACTCCAAGAACAACCACCACTACAAGAAAGACAACTACTACCACTACTCCAAGAAGAATCACTACAAGAAAGACACCTTCCACCACTACTCCTAGAAGAACCACTACAAGAAAGACAACAATTACTACTACTCCAagaaccactaccaccaccagtCCTACTCCAAGAACAACCACCACTACAAGAAAGACAACCATTACTACTACTCCAAGAACGACTACCACTACTCCAACAACCACCACTACTACTCCCAAAACAATAACCCACACGACTCCAACAACCACCATGACTCCagcaaccaccaccacctccactactCCAAGAACAACCAccactagaagaaacacaagcattACTACTACCCCAAGAACGACTACCTCTACTCCAACAACCGCCACTACTAccctcaaaacaacaacaaccacgactccaacaaccaccaccaccacctccactactCCAAGAACAACCACCACTACAAGAAAGACAACCACTACTACTATTCCAAGAACGACTACCACTACTCCAACAACCACCTCTACTACCCCCAAAACAACAACCACCATGACTCCAACAACCACTGCCACCATGTCCCCTACTCCAAGAACAACCACCACTACAAGGACAACCATTGCCACTACTCCAGCAATGACTACCACTATTCCAACAACCACCACTACTACCCCAAAAACAACCACCATGACTCCAACAACCACTGCCACCACCTCCACTACAAGAACAACCACCACTACAAGGACAACCATTACCACTACTCCAGCAATGACTACCACTATTCCAACAACCACCACTACTACCCCCAAAACAACCACCATGACTCCAACAACCACTGCCACCACCTCCACTACTCCAAAAACAACCAAAACTACAAGAAAGACAACCATTACTACTACTTCAACAATGACTACCACTATTTCAAGAACCACTGCTACTAACCGAAAAACAACACCCACCACAActccaacaaccaccaccaccactactccaTCCACAATGGTCACCACTGctccaacaaccaccaccactgctgTGCCAACAACAATCAACACCACTCCTCCAACCATGACAGTCACCACTGCTCCAGTGACAGTGAGGTCCTCTGCTTCTGCTCTTCCAATGCCAGCACCCACAGAGGACCTCCAGCCAG CTTCTTTATCTGCTCCAACTCAGACAGCAGAAAGCCAGCCTACTACCCTGTATGAAACAAACATAACCAGCTCACCATGGCACTCTTGTTCAACAG ATGGAAATGGCACTGTGACCCAGTCTCCAGATCCTCATTGGCATAACAATCAAACT GTTGCGGTGCTGGCAAAGGAAACATGGATGAGCACCAACAAGGGAGTCTACATTGGAATCTTGGTTACTATTTTGGCATTGTTGGTCATGTTTGTGGTATTCTTGGTTAGGAGAA GATATTTTTGCCAGGGTAGGAAGGCGGAGCTACTACG TGTGATTCCATTGAAAGAGTCTCACATCGGAGCTTTGAAAAATGCAGCTCCGAAGCCTatccaagaagaagacaatgTCTACATTACTGAAGACTAA